In the genome of Hydractinia symbiolongicarpus strain clone_291-10 chromosome 5, HSymV2.1, whole genome shotgun sequence, one region contains:
- the LOC130644886 gene encoding uncharacterized protein LOC130644886 isoform X2 yields MLFRRNDTDAFVGENSVLFEKSTSNQRIEALWLYLRKTKIDWWINYFKDMDSDGSWESSDMIHREALKFCSNEIVQKELDDFRVLYNTHRIRPYRNQHCPNGRPCFIYSVPEFYGSRNYKVSVSDKDATLAIPYTTSKKTFQCSEEFEELALQLMVNENLSFPADFQEARALYDTLLVLIEGI; encoded by the exons ATGCTTTTTAGAAGAAATGACACTGACGCGTTTGTCGGCGAAAACAGTGTCTTGTTTGAAAAATCAACGTCTAACCAG cgCATAGAGGCTTTGTGGTTGTATTTAAGAAAGACCAAAATTGACTGGTGGATTAATTACTTTAAA GATATGGACAGTGATGGTTCGTGGGAGTCAAGTGATATGATTCATCG GGAAGCCTTGAAGTTTTGTTCGAATGAAATTGTACAAAAGGAGTTGGACGACTTTCGTGTGTTGTACAACACTCATCGGATTAGACCATACCGAAATCAACACTGTCCAAATGGTCGACCGTGTTTTATTTATTCAGTACCAGAGTTCTATGGAAGTAGGAATTATAAGGTTTCAGTTTCTGATAAAGATGCTACACTGGCAATCCCGTATACAACATCAAAAAAGACTTTTCAATGCAGTGAAGAATTTGAAGAATTGGCTTTACAGTTGATGGTAAATGAAAACTTATCATTTCCAGCTGATTTTCAGGAAGCTAGAGCGTTGTACGACACGTTGTTAGTTCTTATCGAAGGCATATGA
- the LOC130644886 gene encoding uncharacterized protein LOC130644886 isoform X1 has protein sequence MLFRRNDTDAFVGENSVLFEKSTSNQRIEALWLYLRKTKIDWWINYFKDMDSDGSWESSDMIHRFREALKFCSNEIVQKELDDFRVLYNTHRIRPYRNQHCPNGRPCFIYSVPEFYGSRNYKVSVSDKDATLAIPYTTSKKTFQCSEEFEELALQLMVNENLSFPADFQEARALYDTLLVLIEGI, from the exons ATGCTTTTTAGAAGAAATGACACTGACGCGTTTGTCGGCGAAAACAGTGTCTTGTTTGAAAAATCAACGTCTAACCAG cgCATAGAGGCTTTGTGGTTGTATTTAAGAAAGACCAAAATTGACTGGTGGATTAATTACTTTAAA GATATGGACAGTGATGGTTCGTGGGAGTCAAGTGATATGATTCATCG TTTTAGGGAAGCCTTGAAGTTTTGTTCGAATGAAATTGTACAAAAGGAGTTGGACGACTTTCGTGTGTTGTACAACACTCATCGGATTAGACCATACCGAAATCAACACTGTCCAAATGGTCGACCGTGTTTTATTTATTCAGTACCAGAGTTCTATGGAAGTAGGAATTATAAGGTTTCAGTTTCTGATAAAGATGCTACACTGGCAATCCCGTATACAACATCAAAAAAGACTTTTCAATGCAGTGAAGAATTTGAAGAATTGGCTTTACAGTTGATGGTAAATGAAAACTTATCATTTCCAGCTGATTTTCAGGAAGCTAGAGCGTTGTACGACACGTTGTTAGTTCTTATCGAAGGCATATGA